The sequence TAAACCTTCGCCTTTACTTTCCTCACTTTTTTCAAAAAGTAATTGCATACCCACGCAAACACCTAAAAATGGTACTTTACCAATATTTTGGACAATTAATTCTTTTAAATTTGTACAATCCGTGTTTAATTTATCGCAGACTTTTTCATCAAATTTTACGGCTTCTATATTTTTTACGGAGTCTCCAAAGTTTCCAACGCCCGGTAAAACAAGTTTATCCGCTGATAAAATTACTTCGGGGTTATTTGTAAGTTTAACGTCTTTTTCGTAAATTGAAAACGCTTTTTCGATACTTCTTAAGTTTCCGGCATTGTAATCAATAATTGCAATCATAATTTCACACGCTCTATGTATAATGTTTGATAATGTTTAATTTAATGGTAATTCCAATAAAATGACATATATTCTAATTTACATAAAAATACGTAATTATACTATATATACATATTTTAATATTAATTTGCCAAATTAAAATATCAAGAACTATGTATATTTTTGTAAAAATTATATATGACTAAAAGAGTATATCTCAATGGATTATAACAATACATAACAATAAAATAAAAAATTAATAAAAAATTATGTTAAATAAGTTAATAAAATTCTTCTTCAAGTTCTTTTAACGTTGTTAATATTTTATTAAATGCTGTGTAAGCATCATCAATTTTCTTTAAACCGGTTATTACAACCTTACCGCTACCAAATATTAACACTACAACTTTAGGGTCGCTTAATATGTAAACTAAACCAGGGAACTGCTCTGGTTCATATTCTGTACATTCCAATGTGGAAATATCGTCTAAGTTAGGTTCCATACCTAATTCGGTTGTGGCAACCATATTTTGAATGCTAACTTCAGGATTATCAATTATTTCCATACCAGCTTCTTTAAGTTCTGCAATTATCTTTTTAATTGCTATTTCAGCGTCTGATTTACTTTTAGCACCAGTACAGTTTAATTTACCACTTCTAAATATCAACAATGCAACTTTAGGGTCGCTTAATCTACACACTAAACCAGGAAACTGCTCTGGTTCATATTCTGCGTTGTCTAAAACATCTGCAGCATATTCTAAGTCTATATCTGTTCCTATTTGTGTAGAAACTACCACGTTAACAATCTTTATTTCAGGCTCCATATCTCTCACCTATATTACGTATAATATAAGTTTTATTTATATAGTATATAAATGTATTTATATACTTTTATAAAAATGTTATAATTAAATGTTTCAAAATTCTAACAATTTAAAAATTAATGATAAAAATAATAGTACCAATATTGATAAGGATAATAATACCTAAATATATTTAGATATATCAATTATATGGGTTATAAAAAATAATTCTTATGATTAGTATCATTTCTAATTAATTTGTCAAAATATAACTTGTAAAAAAGCGTTGATTAAATAATTTCTAATTAAATTTTAATAATATATATTGTTAAAAGAAATAAAAATATTCGGATATAATTTAATTATCCGAATAAAGCACCTAAACCAGCTGCTGCTGCAGCACCGGTGTCTTCTTTTTTCTCTTCTTTTTTCTCTTCTGCTGGAGCTTCAGCTGCTGGAGCTGCTGCTGCAACTGCTACTGGAGCTGCTGCTGCTTTTGCGATAGCTTCTGCAATGTCTACTCCTTCTAAAGCAGCAACTAATGCTTTAACTCTTGCATCGTCTGCTTCGATACCAGCTGCGGTTAAAACTGCTTTAACTGCATCTTCTGTAATTTCTTTATCTGCTGAGTTTAATAATAAAGCTGCGTATATGTATTCCATAAAGTACACCTCAAATACTAATAATTTACTTCTTTTTGTGTTTTTATAATTATTAGTTTTCAGATAATCTATTAAAGTATATATAATTTTTCAATACATACTTAGATTTTTTAAATCGTTATTGTTTCCTTTATTAAATTCTATAATTAATTATATTAAATTATATGCTTAGTACAATTTTAATACATTAATTTATTTACTTAATTAAATTAAGTAAGTTAAATAAAAGCTAAGGATTTAGAATAATAAACCCATACCTACTGATGCAGGAGCTTCTTCTTTTTTCTCTTCTTCCGCAGGAGCTTCTTCAGCTGCTGGAGCTTCAGATACTGCTTCTGAACCACTTACCATTGATTGTAATTCCTCATCTAAAGCATCATCACCAGCTAATTTAGCAACTGCTAACATTTGAGCGTTAGCTTTTCCTATAATAGCGTCTGAGGTTTCTGATGTTAAGAATGCACTTTCAACTGATACAGCCTTAGCATTGGAGAATGCTTTTTGAACGATTGTTTCAATTGTTTCTGCAGTAGGAATTGCTGCATTAACTGATAAGTTAAATGCACCTGTGTAAGCATTTTGTAATTTAGCGAGGAATTCATCCTCATCAATTTTTAACACACTGGAGTCGTAAATGATTCCATCTTCATAAACGCCCAATACGTTTAAACCTACTTCCATAGGTTTAATATCTAATTTTGATAATACCACAGCTAATTTAGCGGATACTACATCTCCTTCTTTAGCAACAATTGTATCTTCTTTGATTCCAATTTTACCTTTCTCGATTGCAGCAGGTAAACCTACAGCTTTCAATTCACTTAAAAATGGTCCAGGTGGCATACCTGTTGAACCAGCTTTAATTTCAATATCACAAGGTGCAGTAGCGCCAGCTTTAATTGGTGCAGGGCTTTTGCTCTCGTTAAGAGTCTTGTAAAGTTTGAATGGGTTCATTTCGGTTGCAATGATTGCAGCACCTTTTTCCAAACAATCTACTAATTTTGTAAATGAAGGATTATTTGTTTCCTCAGCGACTTCTTCAATCGCTCTTTTCATCAATGTATTTCTTGACATTCTCAAAGTCATTAAGTCTCTGATGTTGTCTCTAATTTCTTGAAGTTGAACTGAAGGAACTTCCATCATGTCAATAATTGCAACTACGTTACCACTTTTAAGTAAGTCTTTCAATGCGTTAACTTCATCTACTTTCCAAGAGGCAATCTTATGTTCTGATTTTACTTCGCTCATAATCTCAACCCCTCTACTTTTCTATCGGTGCTGAAGCACCCATGGTAAGTTTTGTAAATGCACTTTTAACGTGGTAAAGTCCTTTTTCATACTTCCTAGCAACAGTATTTAATACTGTTTCGATGTTTGCTGCAAGTTCTTCATCACTCATTGATTCTTTACCTACGTAAACCTGGAAAAATGCTTTATCTCTTGTGTTGATGCTAATAGTTTTACCAAATCTTTCAACTAATGGTTTAAGATTTGCATTAGCAGGAACAGGTTGAGGCATTTTACCTCTTGGACCTAAAACGGCACCCAAGGATTTACCTACAATAGGCATCATATCTGCTTGTGCAATAAAGAACTGGTTTGCGTTAGCTAATTTCTTAGCTTGTTTTTTATTTTTTCCTAATTCTTCTAATTCTTCCTGTCTAATTACAGTGAGGCCCATGCTTTCAGCTTGAGCTGCTAAATCTCCCTTAGCAATCACAGCGATGTTGATTTCTTTTCCTAAACCACTTGGGAGTACGATTTGTTGTTTCATCCTGTTTTCAGGTCTTGACAAATCAAGCTCTTTGAGGTTTATGATAAGGTCAACAGACTGTGTGAAGTTTCGCGGCTTTGCTGAATTTCGAGCCTCCTTCACTGCGTTTAATATGTTTACACTATCCATTGTGTAGCCTCCTGTAATTGTCATATGACTTTTCAGTCTTAACATGGAGCAAACATAATATTGATTAACTATTATATAAATATTACTACCTTAAATATATATTTTAAAAATTTAAAAAATAATGATATTATTAAAAATGTTAAGATTATTAAAAATATGTTATCTAAAAAATAAAAATTTAATGTATTATTATGTATTTTTAGGGAATTATTTGAGTTATGGGACAATATAACCTCTATTAATTTTATTTGCGGTGTTATAAGCTTCACAGACTGCATATAACCAAACAATTGGTAACATAATAAACCCAATTAATATGGCTATGGCAAAGAATGATATAACGAATAATACTATAATAATAATTCCTTTTATTATTTCACCATTGTATATTTGACCTAAACCCGGTATAAAAAAGGATAATATTGCAGCAAGCGCTGGACTTTTAATATATCTGTTAAAACCTGCAGGATAGCCCATATTAGTATTTTTATTAATATTTGAACTAATATTTGTATTTTTGGCTTCTGATTCACTATCGCTCTCACTCTCACTCTGGGAATCAGACGCACTTGTAACATTCGTATCATTATTATTTTCATTGTTAATAGTTATTGAAGGAACATTATATGAATTTTTTAAGTCCTGGAGTGTGTCAGAACAAAATTTATTGCATTGAGGACACACATCTTCGTCGTTTTCTAATTTGAAACCACAATGTTGACAATACTTTATTTCTGCCATTATTTCACCGTAAAACAATATAATCTACCACATAATAATATAAGTTAAATTTTTAGGTATGTGGCGTTATTTAATATTTTTTATTATTATAATATTTATAAAGATATATCTAATTTATTTATATCCTAAATTATACTACTTTATTCAATAAATATATTACTATTTATTTTAACGTTTAAATCTAAAAAATAAAAATATTTATTTAAAATATTTAATCTTATAAATGTATTAAAAATTGAAAAAAATAAATATGGAGTATTTAATTTAAATAATGCCTTATTCAATTTCATCCCATGAGATATATTCGTATTTAATATTCAATTTATCCCACGAAATTGGGTCGTATTCGAGTTCGTAGCTGTCGGAACCTTTTGGAATTTCGTATATTAATAAACCGCTGGTTTTACCGCCGTTTCTTAAATCTACACTTTCCAAATGGTTTTCTAAGCTGTATGTATCTGAAGCATATGAATATCCTACGCCATCAACAATTGCATCAAAGTACAATGGGCTTGTTGATATCTCATCATATCCATTATTTTCAATGGAAATATATGTGATAAGGTATGTTTTACCAGATGGGGCTTCTCTTGTGTATTCATAACTTCCAATATTGTAGTTAAATGATTCAGTCACTGTAGCTGCAGTTATGATGTTTACAGAGTCTGAATCTGTATCATCATTTGAAGTAGTAGGTGTTGACTTTTCAGCACCGGTATTTGAACTTGAAGCAGCAGCTTTTTGAGCTTCTTCAATATCTACATCTTCAGGATTGTATATTATATTCAATTTATCCCACGTAATTGGGTTATATTCAATGCTATATGTTGAACTACTATCTTCTGGAATTTCAAATGCTAATGAACCGCTGGTTTTACCACCGTTTCTTAAATTTACACTGTCTAAATCATTTTCTAAGCTATAACTATCAATACTGTAGTCATATTCTACGCCATCAACAATTGCATCAAAGTACAATGGATTTACGCTAATTTCATCATATCCATTGTTATATACTGTAATATCAACAATTAAGTATTTTTTACCATCTGCAGCTTCTTCTTTACCATAACTTCCATCAAAGCTTTTAGTGGAGTATGCTTCATAAAATACTGCGACGTATTCGTCAGGTAGCCCTTCTTCTACGGGTTCCTCAGTTTTAGGTTTTTCATCATCTTTAGTTTCTTCGTTTTCTTTAGGTTCGGTATTATCGTTTGTGCTGGTTTTTTCCACTACTACATCATCAGCACTATCTGATGACGAAGAAGAGACGCAACCGCTACACATTACAACGAGGGATACCATAACACAAAGAAAAATTTTTAATATATTATTATTTTTCATAATATGCCTCCAATTTATACATAATTAGATAATAAAATATTTTATAAATAGGTAGTTATTTAGGATACGAAGGTGCTATTTTATATATGAGTACATTGGTTTGTACGATTTTAAACGTTATTTAGTAATTTTAACAAAAAATTACCCGTATATTTATAAAATAGTTGATTTAATATGTTATTTTTTAAAATAAATAAATTTTTGAATAATTATTTTAAAAATAAAAAAGTAATAATAATAATAATAATAATATTTGATTAATAAAAAATAGATATTTGTAAATTGTATTTTTAGTATTATATATTATATTATTTTTAATTATAAGTCATTTAGTCCTTCATCACATAAAGCTATTAAATCGCTTAAACTTTCTTTTAAAATTTCAACTGCATTGGTTCCCTCTACAGTTTCTAAAACTAAAAGAGGATTTGAAATATATTTACCGCTTTCAGGGTCTAAAACAGGGTGTTCAACATTGTAAGAAGCCATTATAACGTTTTCTTTTGACAATAAAATATCTTTTAGTATATTTGGTAATGAGTGGTCTTCGTTTGTTAATTCAAATTCCAAATAGTTTTCCGCTTGTTTTGTAATTTTAATCATATTTTCACCGATACAGTCAAGTTTTAATTAATTCTAAACTTTTAACTTTTTAAATTTAATAATTTTTAGATATTAGTAATTATATAGTCTATATTTTATTTATATAATTTATTATAATTTATCATACATTACCATAGGTATATTCTTATATTTATATATTTAAATTGACTTCTTTGAATTGCATAGTATATTTTTTACCTTAGTAATATCCATATTAAGCACTATTCTATCATCTTCTTCCCTAAAACATCCTTCTTCGAGACCTAATTCTAATATTTCATCCATTTCCAAGCCTGATATATAAACACCAATTACTATGGCATTTTTAACCGGTTTAGAACCTATTGGGTAATATGACAAATCGACATAGATTTCTTGTAAATCTTTAAGTAAATCATCTAACTCTTGCGCAGTTATTTTTGCAAGCAACTCATTATCTTCTTTAATGTATTCGTGCTTTATTTTGGAATATTTTAATGCATCTATTATTAAATCTTTATTAACTGGTGTTTTTAAATCATTTAATTTATATGTGAACATTCCTTTTTTATTTGCATTGTATTTATTTTTTACATCGGTTATTATTGCTAAAATATCTTTATGGTCTTCTTTTAATTTATTACGGTCATTACCATAAAGCTTTATCATAATACTTGAAATTGAGCCGTCAGTACTTTTTACTTTTGAATCGAAAGAACACTCTAAACTTAATTTAGCAACCTTTTCACATATTTCCACTGTTTCTTCTTCAGAACCACTAACTGATATAACTCTTTTCATAATTCACCTTATATTTGAAAATTTATAAATTCCTAACTTTATAAATTTATAAATTCATAAGTTCGTAATTTCATAATTTTATAACTACATAATAAACTTTACTTATCTTATTACATAACTATTACATACTATATATAAATTATACAAAATTATACAAAATTATAAAAAATTATAAAAAATTACTATAGATTTATATATAGAAGTGGTTAATATATTAAATTCGTAGTATTTAAAATTTTAAGCAATGTTTAAACTTAAATTTTTAGACTTTAAAGTTTTGAGGATTATTTTTTAATAATTAATAGGTAGATATAATGAACGCTGATGAAAAATTTGAACTTATTAAACGAAATACTGTTGAAATAATCGGAGAAGATGACTTAAAAGAAATGTTATCCGACGAAACAAACAAAAGGGAAAAAATAGCATACATAGGTTTTGAACCAAGTGGTAAAATACATATGGGGCACTATTTACAAATTAGAAAAATGATGGATTTGCATAAAGCAGGTTTTAAAGTTGTAATTTTATTAGCAGACTTCCACGCTTACTTAAATCAAAAAGGTACGCTCGAAGACATCGGTAAATTAGGCGAATACAATAAATCAGTATTTGAAGCTATGGGACTTGAAGCAGAATATATTTACGGTTCCGAGTACCAATTAGGTGCAAAATATACCGAAGACGTGTATAAATTAGCTTTAAGAACTACCTTAAAGAGAGCAAGAAGAAGTATGGAAGTTATTGCAAGAGAGGACGATAACCCGAAAGTAGCTGAGGTAGTTTACCCATTGATGCAAGCAAATGATATAAAACACTTAAATGTGGCTGTTGCAGTTGGTGGAATGGAACAAAGAAAAATACACGTTTTAGCAAGAGAATTATTGCCAAATATGGATTTTGAATCGCCAATATGCTTACACAACCCTGTTTTATCCGGTTTAGACGGTGTTGGTAAAATGTCATCTTCTAAAGGCAATTTAATTGCAGCAGATGACGAAGACAAAGATATTAAGAAAAAAATAAAAGAAGCATACTGTCCAATGAAGGAAGTCGATGGAAACCCAATTTTAGAGATTGCACATTATTATTTAGAGTACCCTGCAGAATTAAAAAGACCTGAAAAATACGGTGGCAATGTCGTATTTGAATCTTACGAAGACTTAGAAAAAGCATACGTAGAAGGTTTACACCCAATGGATTTAAAAAATATGGTTGCAGAATCAATGATTAAAATAATAACCCCGATTAGGGAAAAAATGAAAGGAATGAATATTTAAAACCCATATTTTTATTATTTTATTTATTTTTATTATTTTATAGTTATAGTTATATTTTTATTTTTATTTTTATTTTTAGATTTATTTTTAGATTTATTACTTAATTTATTACTTAATTTATTACTTAATTTATTTTTAATTTCAAATAGTATATAATATATAGTAATATTCATTTAAGTTAATATATACTTTAAATAAGGGATAAATATTATCTTATTAAAAATGTTAATTTTAAATATAATTCGAGGGCAATTATGGAATTATTATATGATGTATTTTTTGGAAATCCTCTTTATAAATATTTTGACTGTATAATCTACGTAATTTTGGGGGTAGTAGTTGCAAAATTAATAAAATTGCTTTTAGAATATCACTTAAAAAGGAAATATGCTCGTGGAAAGCGTGGGATAGATGCAATATTTATCGAATCTTTAAGTACTCCTATTGTGATATTTTTATTTACCAGTGCAATCCGTTATGCAGCTCTTTCTTTAGTATTGGAGCCTCATTTTAGGATATTATTGGATGACGCCATAGATATATCTTATATTACTGCAATGCTAATATTTTCATTATCTTTTATAGATAAGATATTCTTAGAATATATTGTGCCACGGATTGAAACGTCCGATAATCGATTACATGGACATATATTACCGCCCGTTAGAAAACTATTAAAAATAATTGTTATATTGGGCGCTATAATATTAGCTCTTGAAAATATGGGTTTTAATATTGCAACAGTTGTAGCAGGTTTAGGTATTGGAGGTTTGGCCGTAGCTTTAGCTTCAAAACCTACTTTAGAAAATTTTATCGCAGGAATTTTAATATATACGGATAATACATTTATAACACATGATTGGATAAAATGGGGTAATGGTCAAGGTTTAGTGGAGGAAATAGGTCTTAGAAGCACGAAAGTACGTTCTTTTGATGACAGTTTGCTAATAATACCAAATACTGATATAATAAGCTCAGAAATTGAAAATAAAAGTGCAAGGCGAAAAAGAAGGACAATTACTACATTAGGTCTTACTTATGACACTACAAAAGAAGAAATTATCAAGGCAACAGATATCGTAAAGAAAATATTAAATGATGAAGATGGTGTCGTGCATCCAATACGTGTAAATTTTACTAATTACGGGGCTTATTCATTAGATATCCGTGTAGAATACTATGTTAATAATTTAAGTTATGAATATTACTTAAATACTTGTGAAAATGTAAATTTAAAAATAAGGGAAAGATTTGAAAAAGAAAATTTAAAATTCGCATTCCCATCACAAACGTTGTATTTATCTAAAGAAGAAGATGAAAATACTTCAGAATCTAATGAAAAAGATAAGAAATAGCATATGGAAAATAAATAAAAAAGAATAAAAAAGAATAAAAAAGAATAAAAAAGAATAAAAAAGAATAAAAAAGAATAAAAAAGAATAAAAAGAATAAATATTAGAAGAATTTGTCCAATGTAATTTGATTTTTAGGTATACCTCCTAAATCCTCATTTTTTTCAAGATTAGCGTCTTTAGTTGTATTATCTTCGAAATTTTGATTTTGGGCATCATTTTCTTCGTTAGTTTCCTTTTTGGGGTTTTTTAAGAATTCTTCTAATGGGTTATCCACTTTAGGGGAGTTTTTAACTTTAGTACTTGTATTAGTTAATTTATTCGATTTATTAAGTTTTTCCAATTCTTTAAGTTCTTTTTTCCGTTCTTTTAATTTTTCTTTCTCATTTTTTTGAATTGTTTTAAATATTTTACTTGCAATCGGTTTTTTACTTAAAAATTCCACTTCGTCTTTTGTTAACTCGAAATATTCAATTAATCCAATTGAAGCGTCCATATCGTTCTCAAAAATAACTGGTAATAATCGCATATATTCCATAGCACGTTTAGATGACAAATGTACTTTTTGACCTATTTTAAGGGCTAATGCTTTGGTTTTTTGACGTTGAACTTTAGACCTACTTAATTTCGTGAATATCGTAGGTGGCGAATATCGTATAAAACCTCTATATTTTTCGTCCTTAGAAAGTGCAACCCCTGCGGTCATTAATGCTGAAGCATATTTCCAAAATCCGAAATGCTGTCTCCTATATACCCTACCTAAGTAAATATCAGATTTAGAAATATAATCATAAGCTTTAGCTATTTCGTGAGGTTTTTGGTATTCTCGAGGTATGTTTTCCGCCAACCATTCTTGAATCGTTCCAATATCTTCGTTTAAATCCCTGGTTGTTGAAACTGCAATGTCGTAATGGGTAGTTTTTAAGGCAATTCTAACTGCATCGAAAATATTTCCTTTGCTATCCCGGTCAGCCAAGTTTCTTACATCTTCTGTTTCCATAGGGGATGTTCTACCAATTAGTAAAGATTCTAAATCGTTGATAGCAGCCCTTAAATCACCGCTAGCGTGTGAAGCAATCATTTTAATAGCTTTAGGGTCAACTTCATACCCTTCTTGTAATGCTATTTTCCTAAGTACGGGAGGTATCGAATTTGTATGTACGGAACTCACATTTACAAGATGAACAGAATTTCGGAGTGTAGAAAGATTTAATTTATACGGGTCGTTTGCAGTAAGTATTATTGGATTTTTGGCGGTTTTTGCAACCTTAATGATTTCAGAAACCCCTCCTCTATCGTCATTACCTGACAAACCGTCTACTTCATCTAATATTATCAAAGAACGTCTACCGCTCAAAGATTTTGAGACTGCAGCAGTACCTACAACTTGCTGTATTACGTTTTTATTCCTTTTATCACTCGCATTTAGCTCAATTACTTCAAAATTGTAATCATTAGCTAAAGCATACGCTAAAGTGGTTTTTCCACAACCTGGAGGTCCTGCAAGTAATAATGGTTTATGATATCCTCCATTTTGAATATACTCTTCAATCCAGGTTATTAATTGTTCTTTGGTTTTATTTTGCCCTGCTACATCATTCATCGATTTAGGTCTATATTTTTCAACCCATTCCATTAAAACACCTTGTAATTAGACATTTGACAATTATTTTTGGTTATAATATTATCATACCTTATGTACTTTTTATACTTTTTATTAAAATAATATCACTTATGTTTATTATATCTTTTGTTAAAATTTAATTGAGCATATACTTAATGATAAAATATATTTGTGAAGAAACTGTAATAATCTAAATTAATCGATATTTATATAAATAAACTTTAATTATATACTTGTACTTATAATTATACAATAATTATACTTGCGTTATGTATAGTTTAATGGATATAATTTTACTCATTAGTTATAACATATAAATAACATATAATAATCATTCGTAATTTTATGAGGGATTTTTTTGGAAAAAACACCTATATCATCTGAAAAACATAATTTAAATACAAATTTAAATACAAAAAAAGAAAAGAAATTTTTAATGGGAAACGAAGCAATAGCTTTAGGGGCTATTCATTCAAAACTCGCTTTAGCGACAGGTTATGCAGGAACACCCTCTACAGAAGTTATGGAAACAATAATAAGGGAAGTTAATCGATTAGATAATATTAATAATAATAACAATAATAATAATAATAATAATAATAACAATAATAATAATAACAATAATAATATCTACGTTGAATGGTCTACCAATGAAAAAGTAGCACTTGAAAATGCAATCGGAGCATCTTATTCAGGCGCCAATACGATTATAACAATGAAACAGGTGGGTTTAAATGTAGCCTCCGACCCTTTAATGAGCTTAACTTATTTGGGGACAAAAGGAGCACTCGTAATTGTTGTAAGTGATGACCCCACTCCCCATTCTTCACAAACAGAGCAAGATACAAGACATTATGGTAGCTTTGCAAATGTTCCGGTATTTGACCCTTGCGATGCACAAGAAGCATACGATTTAACAAAATATGCTTATGAAATCAGTAAAAAATATGAAACACCCGTTATTTTAAGGACTACAACCCGTTTATCTCACGGTTATAACGATGTATTAATTGATAACCTCGCCGATGAGGAAATTGCAAAACGTCTTGAAGATGAAAAGAACAACATAAAATTTGAAAAAAATCCAAAATGGGCAATAATGCCAAAATTGGTAAGTAAAAATCACCCTATACTCGAAGAAAAACAATTAAAAATTTCAGAAGAGTTTTCAAATTCTAATTTTAACAATGTAAAAATTTTTAACAATAACGCTAATAATAATACAAATAATAACAATAATAACAATAATAATCTAAATAAACAAAATATAGGAATTATTACGTCGGGTGTTTCTTATTATTACACATTAGAAGCCTTAGAAATTTTAAAGAAAGATGAAAAGAACGAAGAATTTAAAAATATATTGAATGATTATAATATTGAAATTTTGAAAATAAGTACGCCTTATCCATTCCCTGAATCTAAAGTATTAGATTTTATAACTAATAAAGATTCAAAAAAAGACGTAATAATTACCATCGAAGAACTTGACCCATTTTTAGAGGATAATATCTTAAAATTAATCGGAAAATATAATTTAGATATAAAAATTAATATTAATACAAATAATACAAATAATAATAATAATAATAATAATAATAATTTAAGAAATCTTAAATTTTATGGAAAATGCAATGTATTTCCTAAATGCGGAGAGTACAATGTAGATATTATTAAAAATTTATTAAATGATATATTAAATGGAGAAAAATCCAATGATAATATTGTACTTAAACATAATGAACTGGAAAATAACGAACAAATAACCCTGCCCGTTAGATTACCTACATTATGCGCCGGTT is a genomic window of Methanococcus voltae containing:
- a CDS encoding DUF2067 domain-containing protein, encoding MKRVISVSGSEEETVEICEKVAKLSLECSFDSKVKSTDGSISSIMIKLYGNDRNKLKEDHKDILAIITDVKNKYNANKKGMFTYKLNDLKTPVNKDLIIDALKYSKIKHEYIKEDNELLAKITAQELDDLLKDLQEIYVDLSYYPIGSKPVKNAIVIGVYISGLEMDEILELGLEEGCFREEDDRIVLNMDITKVKNILCNSKKSI
- a CDS encoding DUF5683 domain-containing protein, whose amino-acid sequence is MAEIKYCQHCGFKLENDEDVCPQCNKFCSDTLQDLKNSYNVPSITINNENNNDTNVTSASDSQSESESDSESEAKNTNISSNINKNTNMGYPAGFNRYIKSPALAAILSFFIPGLGQIYNGEIIKGIIIIVLFVISFFAIAILIGFIMLPIVWLYAVCEAYNTANKINRGYIVP
- a CDS encoding 50S ribosomal protein L1, whose translation is MDSVNILNAVKEARNSAKPRNFTQSVDLIINLKELDLSRPENRMKQQIVLPSGLGKEINIAVIAKGDLAAQAESMGLTVIRQEELEELGKNKKQAKKLANANQFFIAQADMMPIVGKSLGAVLGPRGKMPQPVPANANLKPLVERFGKTISINTRDKAFFQVYVGKESMSDEELAANIETVLNTVARKYEKGLYHVKSAFTKLTMGASAPIEK
- a CDS encoding DNA-directed RNA polymerase subunit L — its product is MIKITKQAENYLEFELTNEDHSLPNILKDILLSKENVIMASYNVEHPVLDPESGKYISNPLLVLETVEGTNAVEILKESLSDLIALCDEGLNDL
- the hisH gene encoding imidazole glycerol phosphate synthase subunit HisH, which encodes MIAIIDYNAGNLRSIEKAFSIYEKDVKLTNNPEVILSADKLVLPGVGNFGDSVKNIEAVKFDEKVCDKLNTDCTNLKELIVQNIGKVPFLGVCVGMQLLFEKSEESKGEGLGVFNGEVVKFVNAPKIPHMGWNNVKQVLDIPLFEGIKDNDYFYFVHSYYVKTFDEKIIAGTCDYGTEFTCAVNKDDIYATQFHPEKSGKSGLKMIENFVELI
- a CDS encoding 50S ribosomal protein L10, which gives rise to MSEVKSEHKIASWKVDEVNALKDLLKSGNVVAIIDMMEVPSVQLQEIRDNIRDLMTLRMSRNTLMKRAIEEVAEETNNPSFTKLVDCLEKGAAIIATEMNPFKLYKTLNESKSPAPIKAGATAPCDIEIKAGSTGMPPGPFLSELKAVGLPAAIEKGKIGIKEDTIVAKEGDVVSAKLAVVLSKLDIKPMEVGLNVLGVYEDGIIYDSSVLKIDEDEFLAKLQNAYTGAFNLSVNAAIPTAETIETIVQKAFSNAKAVSVESAFLTSETSDAIIGKANAQMLAVAKLAGDDALDEELQSMVSGSEAVSEAPAAEEAPAEEEKKEEAPASVGMGLLF
- the rpl12p gene encoding 50S ribosomal protein P1 produces the protein MEYIYAALLLNSADKEITEDAVKAVLTAAGIEADDARVKALVAALEGVDIAEAIAKAAAAPVAVAAAAPAAEAPAEEKKEEKKEDTGAAAAAGLGALFG
- a CDS encoding TATA-box-binding protein, with product MEPEIKIVNVVVSTQIGTDIDLEYAADVLDNAEYEPEQFPGLVCRLSDPKVALLIFRSGKLNCTGAKSKSDAEIAIKKIIAELKEAGMEIIDNPEVSIQNMVATTELGMEPNLDDISTLECTEYEPEQFPGLVYILSDPKVVVLIFGSGKVVITGLKKIDDAYTAFNKILTTLKELEEEFY
- a CDS encoding DUF4352 domain-containing protein; the protein is MKNNNILKIFLCVMVSLVVMCSGCVSSSSSDSADDVVVEKTSTNDNTEPKENEETKDDEKPKTEEPVEEGLPDEYVAVFYEAYSTKSFDGSYGKEEAADGKKYLIVDITVYNNGYDEISVNPLYFDAIVDGVEYDYSIDSYSLENDLDSVNLRNGGKTSGSLAFEIPEDSSSTYSIEYNPITWDKLNIIYNPEDVDIEEAQKAAASSSNTGAEKSTPTTSNDDTDSDSVNIITAATVTESFNYNIGSYEYTREAPSGKTYLITYISIENNGYDEISTSPLYFDAIVDGVGYSYASDTYSLENHLESVDLRNGGKTSGLLIYEIPKGSDSYELEYDPISWDKLNIKYEYISWDEIE
- a CDS encoding tyrosine--tRNA ligase gives rise to the protein MNADEKFELIKRNTVEIIGEDDLKEMLSDETNKREKIAYIGFEPSGKIHMGHYLQIRKMMDLHKAGFKVVILLADFHAYLNQKGTLEDIGKLGEYNKSVFEAMGLEAEYIYGSEYQLGAKYTEDVYKLALRTTLKRARRSMEVIAREDDNPKVAEVVYPLMQANDIKHLNVAVAVGGMEQRKIHVLARELLPNMDFESPICLHNPVLSGLDGVGKMSSSKGNLIAADDEDKDIKKKIKEAYCPMKEVDGNPILEIAHYYLEYPAELKRPEKYGGNVVFESYEDLEKAYVEGLHPMDLKNMVAESMIKIITPIREKMKGMNI